Proteins from a genomic interval of Symmachiella macrocystis:
- a CDS encoding DUF1328 domain-containing protein, whose translation MLNLAIFLLVVALAFAVLGFTGIAASFAGVAKILFVVFLVLFLISAVTGSIRRPS comes from the coding sequence ATGTTAAATCTGGCAATTTTCTTATTGGTCGTGGCATTGGCCTTCGCTGTTTTGGGATTTACCGGCATCGCTGCGAGTTTTGCCGGCGTTGCGAAAATTCTGTTTGTAGTCTTCCTCGTACTGTTTCTGATCAGTGCTGTGACGGGATCAATACGCCGACCGTCATAA
- a CDS encoding phage holin family protein produces the protein MSEKNGSTHFPPRSVARNVGQFAHDVVSLAELQTELLKVDAEDYLKRAAKPLIAWTVTVVVALGCVPVALATLALGLVQAGLQTWLAFLIATVTGLIIASVSGIVGWLWMSKSFDAFRRSRQEFRSNLTWIKVALKGTAEKQTRSI, from the coding sequence ATGAGTGAAAAAAACGGCTCAACCCACTTTCCACCCCGCAGCGTCGCCCGCAATGTGGGCCAGTTCGCACACGACGTTGTTTCCTTAGCCGAATTGCAGACCGAATTACTCAAAGTCGATGCTGAGGACTATTTGAAACGCGCCGCCAAACCACTCATCGCATGGACGGTCACAGTGGTCGTCGCGTTGGGCTGTGTTCCGGTGGCATTAGCGACATTGGCCTTGGGGCTGGTTCAAGCCGGCCTGCAAACTTGGTTGGCGTTTTTAATAGCAACCGTGACCGGCCTGATCATCGCCAGTGTAAGCGGTATTGTCGGTTGGCTGTGGATGAGCAAGTCGTTTGATGCATTCCGCCGATCCAGACAAGAATTCCGCAGCAACCTGACGTGGATTAAAGTCGCGTTAAAGGGGACTGCGGAGAAACAGACCCGTTCGATATGA
- a CDS encoding hybrid sensor histidine kinase/response regulator, producing MNSDSMPFQDVIDTSRESHVFARVSVLSAIGAVFILDSFLAVDVAGYILYLPIIWLAFRTGKALDIYATAALCSLMLVIDLYISSANGGMDWVSVINRLLGMFAIWLTAALCGKIVRAKRTLLSRERYRSSIVETAMDAVVSIDQRGRIVDWNAQAETTFGWTRSEVVGEELASRIIPPEYRAAQRQGMVRYLKTGMGAILGQRVELTALRKNGEEFPIELSVVAVSLDGKTLFNAFVRDISQKSENSKYRARLAALVDSSYDAIIGIDIDGTINSWNLGAERVYGYREDETLGRTIEFLLPPDIEEETKVITEAIHSGRRLEQFETVRKRKDGHLLSVSVTVSPIADENGEDIGSSTIERDITERKRQQKELFVAKEDAEKANRSRAEFLANVSHELRTPMNAIIGMTQIALGENLTDDVEDYIRTANESAHSLLTLVNDILDFSKLESGKFTIENEPFHLREMLDVAIKPLSLHAFDKGLELACDVASNVPDELVGDTVRLKQVLTNLINNAVKFTDAGEVVVGVETLKKWPSKVRLRFSVRDTGVGILPDDQRRILEPFTQVDASSTRRHGGTGLGLAICNQLLRLMGGKLSVESEPNKGSCLSFQVTLARQSVATRKSSEGLSLKQLQNLSVLVVDDNETNRRILAQMLKNWSMQPDTVEGADQALRRMDQACENGAPYPLVILDALMPGVDGYTLSQRICERTSNPPPIILMISSSDRQEFKLRETESGVDHFLQKPVSQSDLLDAVMQAMDVHVDETDDEVNQHNNRTSHRSLSVLLAEDTPANQKVVTIILQKYGHTVTVAQNGHEAIQLYHERAFDVILMDVQMPVMDGYKATAKIRAAESDSKKSTPIIAMTAHAMRGDREKCLAAGMDAYLSKPVDVDELVRLVENASLGRDNLHDLDNDYDFEESAEIPEKPSSTARPELPTSPDNVVDYAGTMQRLNGDTNLFLEFIGYFHEDSPKLLVDLGEAIDSHDSTAVQQAAHSLKGIAANFGAESCLSTANELELLGKNGDLTGANELLTQLEQHVADLELSLAKYRG from the coding sequence ATGAATTCTGACTCAATGCCGTTCCAGGACGTCATAGACACTTCTCGTGAATCGCATGTATTCGCGCGCGTGAGTGTCTTGTCGGCTATCGGAGCGGTGTTCATACTCGATTCGTTTCTAGCGGTCGACGTCGCCGGCTACATTTTGTATTTGCCGATTATCTGGTTGGCTTTCCGGACCGGGAAAGCCTTGGACATTTATGCAACTGCTGCATTATGTTCGCTCATGTTGGTGATCGATCTTTATATCTCTTCAGCAAATGGCGGGATGGATTGGGTCTCCGTCATCAACCGACTCTTGGGGATGTTCGCCATTTGGTTGACAGCCGCCTTGTGTGGTAAAATTGTGCGTGCTAAACGCACGCTTCTCAGTCGAGAACGTTATCGCAGCAGCATTGTTGAAACGGCGATGGATGCTGTCGTTTCGATCGACCAACGCGGTCGAATCGTGGACTGGAATGCACAAGCGGAAACGACGTTTGGTTGGACGCGATCAGAAGTTGTTGGTGAAGAACTCGCATCACGCATCATCCCACCGGAATATCGGGCCGCTCAACGCCAGGGAATGGTGCGTTATCTCAAGACCGGAATGGGAGCGATCCTGGGACAACGGGTCGAGTTGACAGCATTACGAAAAAACGGAGAAGAATTTCCCATCGAATTGAGTGTCGTCGCCGTGTCGCTTGACGGTAAAACCCTCTTCAACGCTTTTGTACGCGATATCTCGCAGAAGAGCGAAAACTCCAAGTATCGCGCCCGCTTGGCAGCACTCGTCGATTCTTCTTATGACGCAATCATCGGTATCGATATCGATGGCACCATCAACAGTTGGAACTTGGGGGCCGAACGCGTCTACGGCTACCGGGAAGATGAAACGCTTGGCAGAACCATTGAATTTCTCTTGCCGCCGGACATCGAAGAAGAAACGAAGGTCATCACAGAAGCGATTCATTCGGGAAGGCGGCTGGAGCAATTTGAAACGGTCCGGAAACGGAAGGATGGACATTTACTCTCCGTCTCAGTCACCGTGTCGCCGATCGCCGATGAGAACGGCGAGGATATTGGCTCGTCAACGATTGAGCGGGACATCACCGAGCGTAAACGACAACAAAAAGAGCTTTTTGTGGCCAAGGAAGATGCCGAAAAGGCCAATCGCTCGCGCGCGGAATTTCTAGCCAATGTGAGTCACGAATTGCGAACGCCCATGAACGCAATTATCGGCATGACGCAAATCGCACTCGGCGAAAATTTGACAGACGATGTGGAGGACTACATTCGGACAGCTAACGAGTCCGCGCATTCGTTGCTCACGTTGGTAAACGACATCCTCGATTTCTCGAAGCTGGAGTCCGGAAAGTTCACGATCGAAAACGAACCTTTTCACCTACGGGAAATGCTGGATGTGGCCATCAAGCCGCTATCACTCCATGCGTTTGATAAAGGGTTGGAATTGGCTTGCGATGTAGCCAGTAATGTCCCCGACGAATTGGTGGGCGACACGGTTAGACTCAAACAAGTTTTGACCAATCTCATCAATAATGCTGTGAAATTCACCGATGCCGGTGAAGTGGTCGTCGGTGTAGAAACTTTGAAAAAATGGCCCAGTAAAGTGCGACTACGATTTTCGGTTCGCGACACCGGAGTCGGCATCCTCCCGGATGACCAACGCCGCATTCTCGAGCCTTTCACACAAGTCGATGCTTCTTCCACCAGGCGGCATGGAGGAACGGGTCTGGGACTGGCAATCTGCAACCAGCTACTGCGATTGATGGGCGGAAAACTCTCCGTCGAAAGCGAACCGAATAAAGGGAGTTGTCTGTCGTTTCAAGTGACACTCGCCCGCCAATCGGTGGCGACGAGAAAATCGTCCGAGGGACTGTCACTGAAGCAACTGCAAAATCTGTCGGTTCTCGTCGTGGATGACAACGAGACCAACCGCCGTATTCTCGCCCAGATGTTGAAGAATTGGTCCATGCAACCCGACACCGTGGAGGGAGCCGACCAAGCGCTTCGCCGGATGGATCAAGCTTGTGAGAACGGTGCGCCGTATCCGTTGGTGATTCTCGACGCGCTGATGCCGGGAGTGGACGGTTATACGTTATCGCAACGAATCTGCGAACGGACCAGCAACCCGCCGCCGATTATCTTGATGATATCTTCGTCTGATCGACAGGAATTCAAACTGCGGGAGACAGAATCTGGAGTCGATCACTTTTTACAGAAACCGGTCTCGCAATCCGACCTGTTGGACGCCGTCATGCAGGCCATGGATGTCCACGTCGACGAAACCGACGATGAAGTGAATCAACACAACAACCGCACCTCCCATAGGTCGCTTTCGGTCTTGCTGGCAGAGGATACACCCGCCAATCAGAAAGTCGTGACAATAATATTGCAGAAGTACGGGCATACGGTCACAGTTGCTCAAAACGGCCATGAAGCGATTCAGTTGTACCATGAACGGGCGTTCGATGTGATCTTGATGGATGTACAAATGCCGGTCATGGACGGCTATAAAGCGACTGCAAAAATTCGTGCCGCTGAAAGTGATTCCAAAAAATCAACACCCATCATCGCCATGACCGCCCACGCCATGCGCGGAGACCGTGAGAAATGTTTAGCGGCCGGGATGGACGCCTACCTCTCCAAGCCGGTTGATGTGGACGAACTGGTCCGGTTGGTAGAGAACGCCTCTCTCGGTCGAGACAACCTACACGACCTTGATAATGATTATGACTTCGAAGAATCTGCTGAAATACCTGAGAAACCATCTTCCACAGCACGGCCGGAATTGCCCACTTCGCCAGACAACGTTGTCGACTATGCCGGAACGATGCAGCGTCTGAATGGGGACACGAACCTATTTCTGGAGTTTATCGGCTACTTTCATGAAGACTCACCCAAGCTCCTGGTGGATCTTGGGGAAGCAATCGACTCCCACGACTCTACGGCCGTGCAGCAGGCCGCGCACAGCCTCAAAGGCATCGCCGCCAATTTCGGTGCTGAGAGCTGCCTCTCCACCGCCAACGAGTTAGAGCTGCTTGGCAAAAACGGCGATTTGACGGGTGCAAACGAATTGCTGACACAACTCGAGCAACACGTTGCAGACCTCGAACTCTCGTTGGCGAAGTATCGAGGCTAG
- a CDS encoding BON domain-containing protein, with protein sequence MLVNAISKHSKDQLAKRVWNSMQRLGSSRLSRVECESRGTTILLLGTTSTYYQKQLAQTIAGKVPGVHHVINQLRVIDAHPTL encoded by the coding sequence ATGTTGGTAAACGCAATATCCAAACATTCAAAAGATCAACTTGCCAAGCGGGTCTGGAATTCCATGCAACGGTTAGGGTCCAGTCGGCTGTCCCGTGTGGAATGCGAATCCCGGGGAACGACGATCCTGCTTCTCGGGACAACAAGCACGTACTATCAAAAGCAGCTCGCGCAAACGATCGCAGGAAAAGTACCGGGGGTGCATCACGTCATCAATCAATTACGAGTGATTGATGCGCACCCGACACTCTAA
- a CDS encoding CsbD family protein, producing MNWDQIEGKWKQVKGQVKQQWGDLTDDELDSIDGKRDVLVGKIQERYGIAREKAEEQVQSFETSCNC from the coding sequence ATGAATTGGGATCAAATCGAAGGGAAATGGAAACAGGTCAAAGGTCAAGTCAAACAACAATGGGGCGACCTGACTGATGACGAACTGGATTCGATCGACGGAAAACGAGACGTTCTCGTCGGAAAAATTCAAGAACGCTACGGGATTGCCCGCGAGAAAGCGGAAGAGCAGGTCCAGTCATTCGAAACCTCTTGCAATTGCTGA
- a CDS encoding PRC-barrel domain-containing protein, producing the protein MRRTHLVTSSLAVIFFASATMLANAYDDTATKRKSATTKRDKIGKLDEKTAGANVRTTELLGRNIQNPQGKSVGEISDLVIDANHGNIRYAAVTYGGILGIGNKMFAVPYDAFTCRQNPDDKNEYILVLDVTQDQLEGDRGFDEDHWPNFADQKFTSTVDRRYKVKHRKAHRKAAANAGREQTGAIDKKTAGANIRASQLHGLNIQNPEGKSVGEIQDLVINANNGDVQYAAVTYGGFLGLGDKMFAVPFEAFKCRPNPDDKNEHIAVLNVTQEQLEGARGFDQEHWPNFADRSYTKELYKRYKVKHDRDADIEVEIETR; encoded by the coding sequence ATGAGACGCACGCATTTGGTTACCAGCAGCTTAGCCGTCATCTTTTTTGCGTCCGCCACAATGCTGGCAAACGCCTACGATGACACGGCCACAAAACGTAAATCAGCCACAACAAAACGAGACAAAATTGGCAAGCTGGACGAGAAAACAGCCGGCGCCAACGTTCGCACAACGGAACTGTTGGGCAGAAACATCCAAAACCCACAAGGCAAAAGCGTGGGTGAAATCAGCGACTTAGTGATCGACGCCAACCATGGCAACATTCGCTATGCTGCAGTCACTTACGGCGGGATTCTAGGAATCGGAAACAAAATGTTTGCTGTTCCTTACGACGCCTTCACCTGTCGTCAGAACCCCGATGATAAAAACGAGTATATCCTTGTTTTGGATGTCACGCAGGATCAACTCGAAGGAGATCGTGGGTTTGATGAAGACCATTGGCCCAACTTTGCCGATCAAAAATTCACCAGTACGGTCGATCGCCGATACAAGGTTAAACACCGAAAAGCCCATCGTAAGGCCGCAGCCAACGCGGGACGTGAGCAGACTGGGGCGATTGACAAGAAGACTGCCGGCGCCAACATCCGTGCCAGCCAACTCCATGGTTTGAATATCCAAAATCCGGAAGGTAAAAGCGTAGGTGAAATCCAAGATCTTGTGATCAATGCCAATAATGGCGACGTTCAATACGCAGCCGTGACTTATGGCGGGTTTTTAGGTCTGGGCGACAAGATGTTCGCCGTACCTTTTGAAGCGTTCAAATGCCGTCCGAATCCGGACGACAAGAACGAGCATATCGCTGTCCTGAATGTTACGCAGGAGCAGTTAGAAGGTGCCCGCGGTTTTGACCAAGAGCATTGGCCGAACTTCGCTGATCGATCATACACCAAGGAACTGTATAAACGATACAAAGTGAAACACGACCGAGATGCCGACATTGAAGTCGAAATCGAAACTCGCTAA
- a CDS encoding sigma-54-dependent transcriptional regulator encodes MHKVLVIDDDRTVLRLVEKALADVDIELFSAETAEDGMALLKQEQPDTLLLDIMLPDKTGLELAQEIRAFDAKLPVVFITVSDDSDVAIEAMKLGAYEYVLKPLGIEQIQDLVERGLETRRLMQAPVLLQENNDPTQEGEVLVGRSPQMLDVYKQIGRVAAQDVSVLIRGESGTGKELIARAIYQHSHRENNCFLAVNCAALSDTLLESELFGHEKGAFTGADRRRIGRFEQCNDGTIFLDEVGDMSPLTQSKVLRLLQEQRFERVGGSDMIQVDVRIISATNCDLERMIEDGEYRLDLFHRLNAFEIHLPPLRDRGDDIQLLIEHFLARFNQKLGKGITGISDEAMDLLFRYSWPGNVRELQSVLRKAMLMATGPVLVPEFFPQELQSKKPAEPSGATADSKATDIASFLDEREAAGSNDLHAESMEWMERYLLSRILQKHNGNQSKAAEELGITRGSLRHKIKTLGISINNVVKADADESSDTVGEDCDC; translated from the coding sequence ATGCACAAAGTGCTTGTGATCGATGATGACCGTACGGTTTTGCGGTTAGTAGAAAAAGCTCTCGCCGATGTCGACATCGAACTTTTTTCTGCTGAGACAGCTGAAGACGGAATGGCCTTGCTCAAGCAAGAGCAACCCGACACGCTCTTGTTGGATATTATGTTGCCGGACAAAACGGGGTTGGAACTGGCGCAGGAGATTCGCGCGTTTGATGCCAAGTTGCCGGTGGTGTTTATCACTGTCTCGGACGATAGTGACGTGGCCATCGAAGCTATGAAATTGGGCGCCTATGAATACGTGCTGAAGCCGTTGGGTATTGAGCAAATTCAGGATCTTGTTGAGCGGGGCTTGGAAACTCGGCGGTTGATGCAAGCGCCGGTGCTCTTGCAGGAAAACAACGATCCCACGCAGGAAGGTGAAGTCCTGGTCGGGCGCAGCCCGCAAATGCTTGACGTCTATAAGCAGATAGGGCGTGTAGCCGCCCAGGATGTGTCTGTACTGATTCGCGGCGAAAGCGGAACCGGTAAAGAGCTGATCGCGCGGGCCATTTACCAGCACAGCCATCGCGAAAACAACTGTTTTTTAGCAGTCAATTGCGCTGCCTTGTCCGACACCTTGCTGGAGAGTGAGTTATTCGGCCACGAGAAAGGCGCGTTCACGGGGGCGGATCGCCGGCGAATCGGAAGGTTTGAGCAGTGTAACGACGGCACAATCTTCCTGGATGAAGTGGGTGACATGTCACCGCTGACGCAGAGTAAAGTATTGCGGTTATTGCAAGAACAGAGATTTGAGCGTGTAGGCGGCAGCGATATGATCCAGGTCGATGTGCGGATCATTTCCGCCACGAATTGCGACTTGGAACGAATGATTGAAGATGGTGAGTATCGTCTCGATCTGTTCCATCGGCTCAACGCATTTGAGATTCATCTCCCGCCGTTGCGCGATCGCGGGGATGACATCCAACTGCTGATCGAACATTTTTTAGCAAGATTCAATCAGAAGCTCGGCAAAGGCATCACCGGGATCTCTGACGAAGCCATGGACCTTCTTTTTCGGTACTCCTGGCCGGGCAATGTGCGGGAATTACAAAGCGTACTCCGCAAAGCCATGCTGATGGCCACCGGCCCGGTATTGGTGCCGGAGTTTTTCCCCCAGGAATTACAAAGTAAGAAACCAGCGGAACCATCCGGGGCCACGGCGGATAGCAAAGCCACCGACATTGCCAGCTTTCTGGATGAACGCGAGGCGGCCGGGTCCAACGACTTGCATGCGGAATCGATGGAGTGGATGGAGCGTTACCTACTCTCGCGAATCTTGCAAAAGCATAATGGCAACCAATCGAAAGCTGCCGAAGAATTGGGCATCACGCGCGGGAGCTTGCGGCACAAGATTAAGACGCTGGGGATCTCAATCAATAACGTTGTGAAAGCCGATGCCGACGAAAGTTCTGATACGGTGGGTGAGGACTGCGATTGCTAA
- a CDS encoding TrkA C-terminal domain-containing protein produces the protein MIPLISLIVVVLVSMVVVRIASVALTLTGLSNELARFQARSAFSGTGFSTTESEKVVRHPVRRRIIMLLMLLGNAGIVTAMSSLILSFMGTRTATGITGNIWFRITCLLASLSVLWMFAHSRWIDHKLSNFIRWALKRWTALEVRDYAGLLHLTGDYVVLELSVQADDWLANQALSDLNLADEGVLVLGVEKANGNYFGAPRGKTILDVNDTLLLYGRQEVIANLDERRSGATGNWEHHKAIGKQMQIERQEEEELDQSDTSLAS, from the coding sequence ATGATTCCTCTCATTTCCTTGATCGTCGTCGTGCTTGTTTCCATGGTCGTCGTGCGTATTGCGTCCGTAGCACTTACGTTGACGGGCCTCTCCAACGAACTCGCGCGGTTTCAAGCACGTTCGGCGTTTTCTGGAACTGGGTTTAGCACCACCGAATCAGAAAAAGTGGTCCGCCATCCCGTAAGGCGGCGAATCATCATGTTGCTGATGCTGCTGGGCAATGCGGGGATTGTCACAGCGATGTCGTCGTTGATCCTTTCCTTCATGGGAACGCGGACCGCAACTGGTATTACTGGGAACATCTGGTTTCGCATCACCTGCCTGTTAGCAAGTCTCTCCGTTCTGTGGATGTTCGCCCACAGTCGGTGGATTGATCATAAACTTTCCAATTTCATTCGCTGGGCCTTGAAGCGTTGGACCGCACTCGAAGTGCGTGACTATGCTGGATTATTGCATCTCACGGGAGACTACGTGGTCCTTGAGTTGAGTGTCCAAGCAGATGACTGGCTCGCCAATCAAGCATTGAGCGACCTCAATCTGGCCGATGAAGGAGTGCTCGTCCTAGGCGTTGAAAAAGCAAACGGCAACTATTTCGGAGCACCTCGCGGCAAGACCATCCTCGATGTGAACGACACGCTGCTCCTCTACGGACGCCAGGAAGTCATTGCCAATCTCGACGAACGTCGTTCCGGCGCCACCGGAAATTGGGAGCACCATAAAGCAATCGGTAAGCAGATGCAGATTGAACGGCAGGAAGAGGAAGAACTGGATCAATCCGACACCAGTCTCGCCTCCTGA
- a CDS encoding DUF421 domain-containing protein yields MFKERIYSDWSELGMVLLSGVVTYAAILIYTRLAGLRSFSKMSAADFAMTVAVGAIFASTMSSSTPTLVVGLTALAVLFVGQWLLAFLRRNSQSFSQLVDNQPLLLMAGNQMLDENMKRANVTKSDVYGKLREANALKYDKVLAVVFETTGDISVLHSNASDASLEHDFVRDVIDHELIYDQNHSV; encoded by the coding sequence ATGTTTAAAGAACGGATTTACTCCGACTGGTCGGAGTTGGGAATGGTATTGCTCTCAGGTGTCGTCACCTATGCTGCAATCTTGATCTACACGAGGCTGGCCGGCTTAAGAAGTTTTTCAAAAATGTCCGCCGCAGATTTTGCAATGACCGTGGCGGTGGGGGCAATTTTTGCATCCACGATGTCAAGCTCGACCCCGACGCTGGTTGTTGGATTAACTGCCTTGGCAGTCTTGTTCGTGGGCCAATGGCTGCTGGCTTTTTTGAGACGCAATTCCCAAAGCTTCAGCCAGCTTGTCGATAACCAGCCGCTGTTGTTGATGGCTGGCAACCAAATGCTTGACGAAAACATGAAGCGCGCAAACGTGACCAAGTCGGACGTTTATGGAAAGCTCCGCGAAGCGAATGCGCTGAAGTACGATAAGGTATTGGCAGTGGTGTTCGAAACGACAGGCGATATTTCTGTGCTGCATTCCAATGCTTCAGATGCATCGTTGGAACATGACTTTGTTCGCGATGTAATCGACCACGAATTGATTTATGACCAGAACCATTCTGTCTAA
- a CDS encoding zinc-binding metallopeptidase family protein, which produces MQTFNCQCGNTLFFDSNFCVNCNRDTISCPHCANLTPVEETPSGALQCGNTACGAKLRRCSNDLQYDACNRALDANDVNELCSYCRLNSVVPDLMLNENVTLWRKLEAAKHRVLWVVERLGFPVSGNGELQPNLTFEFKSDENGKVSTGHADGCITINLREADSVEREKTRVEFQEPKRTLVGHFRHELGHYYWGLLVKEFRVEDCRRLFGDERNPAYADSQKRYYEQGPAQNWQQTYVSGYASMHPWEDFAETFQAYLDMATILLTTEHFGLVTTSYENFDSMLAAYSRVGIIANELNRDMGLLDLVPQIFNDSVVEKMRFIHQLPAKTEEVSPALSQN; this is translated from the coding sequence ATGCAAACTTTTAACTGCCAGTGCGGAAACACTTTATTCTTCGACAGCAATTTCTGTGTCAATTGTAATCGAGACACAATATCGTGCCCGCACTGCGCAAACCTGACGCCTGTTGAAGAGACGCCCTCTGGGGCGCTTCAATGCGGGAACACCGCTTGCGGGGCGAAGCTGCGTCGTTGCTCGAACGACTTGCAGTACGACGCCTGCAATCGTGCGCTCGATGCGAATGATGTCAATGAGCTGTGCAGTTACTGTCGATTGAATTCGGTCGTCCCTGATTTAATGCTCAATGAAAATGTGACTCTTTGGAGAAAATTAGAAGCTGCAAAACATCGAGTGTTATGGGTCGTCGAGCGATTGGGATTTCCCGTCTCCGGAAATGGCGAACTCCAACCGAATTTGACGTTTGAATTCAAATCCGATGAAAACGGCAAAGTCTCCACAGGACACGCTGACGGTTGCATTACGATCAATCTGCGCGAAGCGGACAGCGTAGAACGTGAAAAAACGCGCGTGGAGTTTCAAGAACCCAAACGAACTTTAGTCGGTCATTTCCGACACGAGCTTGGACACTATTATTGGGGTTTGCTCGTCAAAGAGTTTCGAGTGGAGGACTGTCGCCGTCTCTTCGGAGACGAGCGAAATCCAGCGTATGCCGATTCCCAGAAGCGGTACTATGAGCAGGGCCCTGCCCAAAACTGGCAACAGACCTATGTCTCGGGATACGCTTCAATGCATCCTTGGGAAGATTTTGCTGAAACGTTCCAGGCGTATTTGGATATGGCGACCATTCTGTTAACGACAGAACATTTCGGCCTCGTGACCACCAGTTACGAGAACTTCGATTCCATGCTCGCAGCCTATAGTCGCGTGGGCATCATTGCCAACGAACTAAATCGGGATATGGGCCTCCTCGACTTAGTCCCGCAGATTTTCAACGATTCGGTTGTTGAGAAGATGCGATTTATTCATCAGCTCCCGGCAAAGACCGAAGAGGTCTCACCCGCTCTGTCGCAGAATTGA
- a CDS encoding TadE/TadG family type IV pilus assembly protein, with amino-acid sequence MKMFRIQRESSERRGVAAVEMAFVFPVFMLLVLGVIEFGRYMMVGQLITNAAREGSRLAIRGTFTEEEVKQDILGFITDAVGVEAGQVDIDVSTESGDTIQSAESKDPITVSVAIRFKDVTYLPFLGDGGSGDDDPFSGLRAQHDADDWITGVSVMRKE; translated from the coding sequence ATGAAGATGTTTCGGATCCAACGCGAATCGTCAGAACGACGCGGCGTTGCCGCTGTTGAAATGGCTTTCGTATTCCCCGTTTTTATGCTGCTGGTCTTGGGCGTCATCGAGTTCGGCCGCTACATGATGGTCGGACAACTCATAACCAATGCAGCGCGCGAAGGCTCGAGATTGGCCATCCGTGGCACATTCACTGAAGAGGAAGTGAAGCAAGACATCCTAGGTTTCATCACCGACGCCGTCGGCGTCGAAGCGGGACAGGTCGATATTGACGTCTCGACCGAAAGCGGCGACACGATCCAATCCGCCGAGTCGAAAGATCCGATCACTGTCAGTGTAGCAATTCGCTTTAAAGACGTGACCTATCTCCCGTTTCTAGGAGATGGGGGTAGCGGTGACGATGACCCCTTCTCAGGACTCCGCGCCCAACATGACGCTGACGATTGGATTACCGGCGTGAGCGTGATGCGCAAGGAATAG